TGATCAGATGACCGAAGCCCCCGATCACGAGCGCGAGCATTCCCGAGATGAGGGCGAATACCGCGAGGGCTATGAGCGGGTAGGTCATCACGCGCGGCGACTCGTGCGGATGTATGTCCCCGCGGGTCTTCCCGGCGAACGTCATGAACCATAATCGGAACGCGTAGAACGCCGTCAGGAAGGCGGTTATGACGCCCGCGACCCAGATGAATGTGAAGATCGCGCCGTATGTCTCGCCCGCGACGAAGACCTCGTGCAGGATCGCGTCCTTGCTCCAGAAACCGCTGAACGGCGGGATGCCAGATAGAGCTAACGCTCCGAAGAGCATAGTTATCGACGTAATCTTCATCTTGGAATGTAGCCCGCCCATGACGCGCATGTCGTTGCTCCCGACCGCGTGGATGACCGACCCCGCTGCGAGGAACAGCAGTGCCTTGAAGAAGGCGTGGTTCATCAGGTGATACATGGAAGCGGTGAACCCGTGCGAAGCATGCCCGACATCGTACAGGAGAGCTGCAGCTCCCAGACCTAAGATCATGTAGCCTATCTGGCTGATCGTCGAGTAGGCGAGAACTCGTTTGATGTCGAACGCCACGAGAGCCATGGATGCCGCGAAAATGGCGGTGAAACCTCCTATGCAGATTACTGTGATCGAAGCTATGTCAGAGGCCGCCACGAGCGGGAAGCTCCTTGCAACAAGGAAGACGCCGGCCTTCACCATCGTGGCGGCGTGTATGAGGGCGCTGACCGTGGTCGGACCCTCCATAGCGTCGGGCAGCCAGATGTGCAGCGGGAACTGAGCGCTCTTGCCGACCGCCCCGGCGAAGAGAAGCAGCGGGATCACGTGCATGAGGGCACCGGCTGGAATCCCGCGGGCCTGGATCTCCACGATATTGAACGTGCCAAGGGACGCGTAGATCGCCATGATGCCTATGAGCAACAGCATATCGCCGACCCTCGTGACCATGAAGGCCTTCTTCGCGGCGCTCGCGGCCTTGGACTTCTCGTACCAGAACCCGATCAGGAGGTACGAGCACAGGCCCATTGTCTCCCAGAATATCAGGAACTGGAGGAAGTTGTTGGCGCTCACGGTGCCCAGCATGCCCGCGGTGAAGAGCACGAACTCGGCGTAGTACCGCGTCTTGGACTTGTCCTCCGCCATGTAGCCCAGTGAGTAGATGCCGATGACGAGGCAGAGGAACGAGACGAGGACCATCATCAACGCCGAGACGTTGTCGATCAGCAGACCGAACTCGATCGGCCCTATCCAGTTGTACTTGAACACCTCTTCGGAGACCGGTGCTCCTAATGCACCCAAACCGAGGACCTGGGCGAAGAGGATTACCGAGACGATGAAGGAGGTCCCGAGAGCCGCGATCGCTATCGCAGCCCCGCCCTGCCGCGTCCAGCGTCCGAATATGATTATCAGGAGAAAGGCGACGAGAGGTACGGCAACTATCAGCAGGGCGTACTCGAACATCTTACCTCAACCTCGTCGCCTCTTCAAGATTGATGTCCTTCCTCGATCGGAAGTACACGATGTAGATCCCCAGTCCTATGCACACCTCTCCCGCGGCGATCGCGATGGCGAGGACCGCGAAGACCTGACCTCCCGGGTCCCCTGTGATAGGGTTGATCGCGTAGGAGGAGAACGCCACCAGGTTCATTATCGCGGCGTTGAGGATGATCTCCACGGACATCAGGACGATGATCGCGTTCTTGCGGTAGATGATGCCAAAGATCCCTATGCCGAAGAGGATGCCCGCGAGTGCCAGTTCGTACTCCAGCGGTATCAATCCATCTCCTCCTGGGCCAGGAATGTGCCCGCGATGATGGCCGATGCCAGGAGCAGTCCCAGGACGACCAGGGCAAAGCCGTAGTCCTCGAACGTGTAGTTGGCCACGTCCTTCAGCGGGACCTGGTCGCTCCCCTCCTTGCCCGCGTCCTCCATCACATCCGTCCATGAGACGGAGGCGACCAGGACGACCATGACGATCGTGAGAAGGAACGCTGGTATCAGGGCAAGGAAGACCTTTCTCACTCCTCCTCCCCCCTTCTAGTGAGCACAATCCCGAACAAGAACAGGATCGGGACGGCGCCGGCGTAGACCAATAACTGGATGAGAGCGACGAACTCCGATTTGAGCAGTATGTAGATGCCGCTCATCGTGATAAGCGTCACCGCGAGCCAGAAGGCGCTGTGGACCAGCTTCCGCGACAGCACAACCGCCAGGGTGCCGACGATCTCGATGATCGCGAGAGCGAGGAACCAGACGAGGTCCCATTCCATCTAGCGCACCTCCATCCGCAGCGAGTCCGAGGGGCAGACCTCGACGCACGTCTTGCAGCCCACGCAGACGGAGTAGTCGAACTTCGGGTTCGGTATGGGCTTGTCCTTGCGCATCTTCGGTCCGGGGACCATCTCGATGCACCGCGTCGGGCAGTTGCGCTCGCAGCGCTTGCAGCCGATGCACGTCTCCGCGTCCAGCTGCGGGTTCTCCTCGATTCTGTTCGCGACCGGGACCTTCTCGCCCTCCGTGTCCTTGCGCAGCGCCTCTGCCGACAGTACGAGGTCCTCCCGCTCGAACTCCGCCAGCTCGACGATGGTCGTGTACTCCCAGGCGCCGGTCGGGCAGTACTCGCCGCAGAAGCCGCAGTACAGGCAGACCCCGATGTCCACGGCCGGGCGGGATATCACGCCCTTCTTCTCGTCCTGCGTCGACCTCAGCGACTTGGTGCTCTCGACCTCGATCTTCTCCATGGTGATGCACTGGTTCGGGCAGACGCGCGAGCAGAGCCCGCAGCCTATGCACCTGCCCCAGTCTATCGAATGCTGTCCTCGGAAGCCCTCGCGCAGGGCGGCCCTCTCCTCGGCGGACTCATACGGGATCAGAATGGTCTCGGGCTTGAGCAGCGACTTGAACGTCTGCTTCATCGAGACGTACAGAGGTTTCAGGAAGTAGTTCATCAGACCCGACTTGTCGGCCATCAGAACCACCCCATCCCAAAGTGTGACAGGAACTTCAACGCCACCGCGATGAGGATGGTCGCGAAGCTCAGGGGCACGAGCTCGTACCAGCCTATCTTGAGTATCTGGTCTATCCTGATCCTGGGCAGGATCCAGGCTATCCATACGAAGAACGCGAAGACGATGTATGTCTTGATCATGAACCAGACCTCTTGCGGGAAGAACGGTCCGGACCACCCGCCGAAGAAGAGGAGCACGACGAGGGCGGCGGCCGCCCAGCCCTTCATCCACTTGGACATGAAGATGAGGCCGAACCTGATGTCCGTGATCTCGGTGAGCCAGCCCTCCACGAGCTCCGACTCCGCCTCTGGGATGTCGAAGGGGAGCTTCTCCAGCTCCGCCAGGATGGCGACCATGAACACGACGAAGCCTATGAACTGCGGGATGAAGTACCAGTTCTCGATCCCCAGGACGGATGTCCTCTGCTGAGCCGCAACGACCTCCATGGGGTTGAGGGAGCCCGCCATTATCGCCACGCCCGCGATGCACAGGAGCAGCGGAATCTCGTAGGCGAGCATCTGCGCGGCCCCTCTCATACCCCCGATGAGCGTGTACTTGTTGCCGCTCGCCCAGCCCGCGATCAGGACGGCGAGAGGGGACAGTGCGAACATCGCCACGATGAAAATGAGCCCGAGTTCGAGGTCCGCCAGCACGAATGTCGTGCTCAGCGGGATGGCCGCGTAGGCCATGACGGACGAGATGAATATGATGGCGGGGGCGGCGTGGAACATGGACTTGTCCGCGTTCCGAGGCGTTATGCTCTCCTTCATGACGAGCTTGATGCCGTCCGCCATGTTCTGCAGGAAGCCCGTCCCCTTGTGTATCTTCTTCCACGGGTGCGGGACCATCACTCCCCTCCTGTCCTGCAACCTTCCGTAGAGCTTCCTCTCCATCCACAGGACGACGAGGAGGTTGATGACGGCGAACACGAGCATGATCACGACCGCGATGGCGAAGCCCCAGAATTCGATGACCGCGTCGCTCCTGAACCAGTTCGCCACGTCATGGAACCATGGGATCCAGCCGCCGAGCAGGTCCGCGAGCCAGGCCAGAATGCCGCTGACAAAGGCCGAGATCTCCCGGCTCCATCCTCCGAGGTCGAAGAGTCCGCTCATTTGTCAGTCTCTCCTATGCAGACGTCTATGCTCCCCATTATCGCCAGCACGTCGGCGACGTTCACCCCTCTGAGCAACTTCGGCAGGACGTTCATAGTGCAGAAGATCGGGCTTCTTACCTTCAGGCGATATGGCGATTCGCCACCGTTGCCCACGATGTAGTAGGACACCTCACCGCGAGAGTCCTCCGTCCGCCGGAAGCTCTGTCCCTCTGGGCGTAGAGGCGCCTTCACATTTATCGGACCGTCGGGCATCTTCTTCAGCGCCTGTCGGATGATCTTGCAGCTCTCCAGCATCTCCCCCATTCGCACATGGAAGCGCGCGAGACTGTCACCTTCGTCGCGGACCTGGACCTCCCAGTCCAGCTCGTCGTAGACCTCATACGGGTCGTGTTCCCGCATGTCCCGCTTGGCCCCGCTGCCTCGGAGGTTCGGTCCCGTCACGCCGTACGCTATCGCGTCCTCCACCGAGAGGGTGCCCACGCCCTGCATCCTCTTTAGGAAGGCGCTGCTCTCGTTTGTTACCTTGTGGTAGTCCTTGACCCTCACCTTGAACTTCTCGAAGATCTTATTCACCTTGTGCTCGAAGTTGGGGGGAATGTCCTGGGAGACCCCGCCGATCCTGGGGTAGTTCTGGTTCATCCTCGCTCCCGTCTGGAGCTGGAGCAGGTCGAGGAAGTACTCCCTCTCCCGCAGGCAGTACAGGAGCAGCGTGATCAGGCCGACGTCCGGGCCTATCGCCATGAGCCACGTCATGTGGGACGTGAGCCGTTGCATCTCCAGCGCTATGACGCGCAGGTACTTCGCCCGCTCTGGGATCTCGAGGTCCATCATCTCCTCCAC
This DNA window, taken from Candidatus Thermoplasmatota archaeon, encodes the following:
- the nuoL gene encoding NADH-quinone oxidoreductase subunit L, whose product is MFEYALLIVAVPLVAFLLIIIFGRWTRQGGAAIAIAALGTSFIVSVILFAQVLGLGALGAPVSEEVFKYNWIGPIEFGLLIDNVSALMMVLVSFLCLVIGIYSLGYMAEDKSKTRYYAEFVLFTAGMLGTVSANNFLQFLIFWETMGLCSYLLIGFWYEKSKAASAAKKAFMVTRVGDMLLLIGIMAIYASLGTFNIVEIQARGIPAGALMHVIPLLLFAGAVGKSAQFPLHIWLPDAMEGPTTVSALIHAATMVKAGVFLVARSFPLVAASDIASITVICIGGFTAIFAASMALVAFDIKRVLAYSTISQIGYMILGLGAAALLYDVGHASHGFTASMYHLMNHAFFKALLFLAAGSVIHAVGSNDMRVMGGLHSKMKITSITMLFGALALSGIPPFSGFWSKDAILHEVFVAGETYGAIFTFIWVAGVITAFLTAFYAFRLWFMTFAGKTRGDIHPHESPRVMTYPLIALAVFALISGMLALVIGGFGHLITYGGTVHEGTMELLTEIFTSPLTYITLFAAVAGIGLAHVVYNKQRVSSEIFVSTSVGRGMQKLLQNRYYLDAAYRGFALHVGMGIARAADWFDRNVIDGVVNGSAKLGLLMARGSDAVDRKGVDGAVDGIAYAITGSSYRARARQTGQIQVYLAVMVMGMFAVALIMLIYLSGGW
- the nuoK gene encoding NADH-quinone oxidoreductase subunit NuoK, which encodes MIPLEYELALAGILFGIGIFGIIYRKNAIIVLMSVEIILNAAIMNLVAFSSYAINPITGDPGGQVFAVLAIAIAAGEVCIGLGIYIVYFRSRKDINLEEATRLR
- a CDS encoding NADH-quinone oxidoreductase subunit J: MEWDLVWFLALAIIEIVGTLAVVLSRKLVHSAFWLAVTLITMSGIYILLKSEFVALIQLLVYAGAVPILFLFGIVLTRRGEEE
- a CDS encoding 4Fe-4S binding protein, yielding MADKSGLMNYFLKPLYVSMKQTFKSLLKPETILIPYESAEERAALREGFRGQHSIDWGRCIGCGLCSRVCPNQCITMEKIEVESTKSLRSTQDEKKGVISRPAVDIGVCLYCGFCGEYCPTGAWEYTTIVELAEFEREDLVLSAEALRKDTEGEKVPVANRIEENPQLDAETCIGCKRCERNCPTRCIEMVPGPKMRKDKPIPNPKFDYSVCVGCKTCVEVCPSDSLRMEVR
- the nuoH gene encoding NADH-quinone oxidoreductase subunit NuoH; translated protein: MSGLFDLGGWSREISAFVSGILAWLADLLGGWIPWFHDVANWFRSDAVIEFWGFAIAVVIMLVFAVINLLVVLWMERKLYGRLQDRRGVMVPHPWKKIHKGTGFLQNMADGIKLVMKESITPRNADKSMFHAAPAIIFISSVMAYAAIPLSTTFVLADLELGLIFIVAMFALSPLAVLIAGWASGNKYTLIGGMRGAAQMLAYEIPLLLCIAGVAIMAGSLNPMEVVAAQQRTSVLGIENWYFIPQFIGFVVFMVAILAELEKLPFDIPEAESELVEGWLTEITDIRFGLIFMSKWMKGWAAAALVVLLFFGGWSGPFFPQEVWFMIKTYIVFAFFVWIAWILPRIRIDQILKIGWYELVPLSFATILIAVALKFLSHFGMGWF
- a CDS encoding NADH-quinone oxidoreductase subunit D; translated protein: MTKLWINMGPQHPMTHGLWNLKILVDGETIVDAEPVLGYLHRGVEKLCERRTYNQIIPLADRLCYVSSLCFAHAYCLTVEEMMDLEIPERAKYLRVIALEMQRLTSHMTWLMAIGPDVGLITLLLYCLREREYFLDLLQLQTGARMNQNYPRIGGVSQDIPPNFEHKVNKIFEKFKVRVKDYHKVTNESSAFLKRMQGVGTLSVEDAIAYGVTGPNLRGSGAKRDMREHDPYEVYDELDWEVQVRDEGDSLARFHVRMGEMLESCKIIRQALKKMPDGPINVKAPLRPEGQSFRRTEDSRGEVSYYIVGNGGESPYRLKVRSPIFCTMNVLPKLLRGVNVADVLAIMGSIDVCIGETDK